The genomic segment CTCAAGCAAAGATACTTTGCGACACTTTGGGAATTCCTCAGATCTCTACTGGAGATATTTTGAGAGCAGCCGTTAAAAACGGAACCCAAATGGGATTAGAAGCAAAGAAATACATGGATGCCGGAGATTTAGTTCCGGATTCAGTAGTTATTGGCATTATCAAAGATCGTCTTGTAGAGCCTGATTGCAAAAACGGATTCTTATTGGATGGATTTCCAAGAACCGTCGAGCAAGCTGATGCTTTGGATAAAATCCTAAGCACAGAAGGTTTAAAAATCAAGAGAGCGATCAATTTAGAAGTTCCTGATCAAGAACTTCTGGAACGTTTATTAAAACGTGCAGAAATCGAAGGTCGTTCCGACGACAACGAAACTACGATCAAGAGTCGTTTGGAAACTTATAACAAAAAGACTCTTCCATTATTGGACTACTATGCTGCTAAA from the Leptospira saintgironsiae genome contains:
- a CDS encoding adenylate kinase, producing MNSIIFMGPPGAGKGTQAKILCDTLGIPQISTGDILRAAVKNGTQMGLEAKKYMDAGDLVPDSVVIGIIKDRLVEPDCKNGFLLDGFPRTVEQADALDKILSTEGLKIKRAINLEVPDQELLERLLKRAEIEGRSDDNETTIKSRLETYNKKTLPLLDYYAAKGNLSRVNGVGNLDVVTKLIEKELA